The following proteins come from a genomic window of Helicobacter canadensis MIT 98-5491:
- the dut gene encoding dUTP diphosphatase, translating to MAVLKIKKLLPEAILPKYQTQGSAGFDLCAVQSATIPAGKWALIPTGLAFSFKEGYEIQVRPRSGLALQYGITLLNTPGTIDSDYRGEIKVIMMNLGEEDFVINKGDRIAQAVLCKIKQAKIEEVEVLDETKRGKGGFGSTGKS from the coding sequence ATGGCGGTTTTAAAAATAAAAAAGTTGCTTCCAGAGGCAATTTTGCCAAAATACCAAACGCAAGGTTCTGCAGGATTTGATTTGTGTGCGGTGCAATCTGCTACAATCCCTGCTGGTAAATGGGCTTTGATTCCAACAGGATTGGCTTTTAGCTTTAAAGAAGGCTATGAAATACAAGTGCGTCCAAGAAGTGGTTTGGCTTTGCAATATGGAATCACACTGCTTAATACTCCTGGAACAATTGATAGTGATTATCGTGGAGAAATTAAAGTCATTATGATGAATTTAGGTGAAGAAGACTTTGTGATTAATAAAGGCGATAGAATTGCCCAAGCAGTCTTATGTAAAATCAAACAAGCTAAGATTGAAGAAGTGGAAGTGCTTGATGAAACTAAGCGTGGCAAGGGTGGATTTGGTAGCACAGGTAAATCATAA
- a CDS encoding type III pantothenate kinase: MILCDIGNTFLHFYYRGRVWKEKRNNLSQKDSSEVVIYISVNQESTRSLLLSHPYCFDLTPYMNLDTNYKGLGIDRIAACNAISDGVIIDAGSAITLDIMHDGLHLGGCILPGIAQIQKGFKSISVLDCGINLSVPLDTLPQNTKDAVSYGILKPIILLIENFSKNKKIYFTGGDGKFLSRFFENAIYDDLLIFKGMQNIITAKITSKGIYL, translated from the coding sequence ATGATTCTTTGTGATATTGGAAATACTTTTTTACATTTCTACTATCGCGGTAGAGTTTGGAAAGAAAAGAGAAATAATCTTAGCCAAAAAGATTCAAGTGAAGTTGTGATTTATATTAGTGTTAATCAAGAATCAACAAGATCTCTTCTTTTGTCGCATCCTTATTGTTTTGATCTTACGCCTTATATGAATTTGGATACAAATTATAAGGGCTTGGGGATTGATAGAATCGCAGCTTGCAATGCCATTAGTGATGGCGTTATTATTGATGCAGGGAGTGCAATTACATTAGATATTATGCACGATGGTTTGCATTTGGGGGGTTGTATTTTGCCGGGGATTGCACAAATTCAAAAAGGTTTTAAATCTATTTCAGTTTTAGATTGCGGGATTAATCTTTCTGTTCCTTTGGACACTTTACCGCAAAATACTAAAGATGCCGTTAGTTATGGGATTTTAAAACCAATTATACTATTAATAGAGAATTTCTCTAAAAATAAAAAAATTTATTTTACAGGTGGTGATGGGAAATTCCTTTCGCGATTTTTTGAAAATGCAATTTATGATGATTTACTTATTTTTAAAGGAATGCAAAATATTATTACAGCAAAAATTACTTCCAAAGGAATCTATTTATGA
- the hisG gene encoding ATP phosphoribosyltransferase: MIKIALPKGRIAQEALKIFEGYLQSPLDFEDRKLILKKQDFEFMLVRSQDVPVYVERGAADIGIVGLDVLEEKQSRLVRLLDLEFGKCRVAIGSPKNVILDFSKPNLKIATKMENITKAYFSKKAISVDIIKLYGSIELAPLVGMADAIVDLVETGNTLEQNNLKIDAVIMEVSAYLVANSNSFYVQKKEILEIQKYFKNFIKKD, encoded by the coding sequence ATGATAAAAATCGCATTGCCAAAGGGAAGAATTGCACAAGAAGCATTGAAAATTTTTGAAGGATATTTGCAAAGTCCGCTAGATTTTGAAGATAGAAAACTAATTCTCAAAAAACAAGACTTTGAATTTATGCTAGTAAGAAGTCAAGATGTGCCTGTTTATGTGGAGAGAGGTGCGGCTGATATTGGGATTGTGGGATTAGATGTTTTAGAAGAAAAGCAAAGCCGTTTAGTGAGATTACTAGATTTGGAATTTGGAAAGTGCAGGGTTGCTATTGGTTCGCCTAAGAATGTGATTTTGGATTTTTCAAAGCCAAATTTAAAGATTGCAACTAAAATGGAGAATATCACAAAGGCTTATTTTTCTAAAAAAGCCATTAGCGTGGATATTATCAAGCTTTATGGCTCTATTGAATTAGCACCACTTGTAGGAATGGCAGATGCTATTGTGGATTTGGTTGAGACTGGCAATACACTAGAACAAAATAATCTTAAAATTGATGCAGTGATTATGGAAGTTAGTGCGTATTTGGTGGCAAACTCAAATAGCTTTTATGTGCAAAAGAAAGAAATTTTAGAGATTCAAAAGTATTTTAAAAATTTTATTAAAAAGGATTGA
- the leuC gene encoding 3-isopropylmalate dehydratase large subunit codes for MGQTITEKIFSEHVGKEVYAGEIVDCPIDMVIGNDITTPLSIKAFEQSGAESLANPDGFCIVMDHFIPAKDIASANQAKISRDFAKKHNLKHFFDEKDMGIEHALLPEKGLVVSGDVIIGADSHTCTHGALGAFSTGMGSTDLAYAMITGKNWFKIPSAIKVEFIGKPAKHIYGKDLILEVIRQIGVDGALYQTLEFCGDGIQYLSMDDRFSLCNMAIEAGAKNGIIASDEITREFLASRKELRAKPKEFYSDKDANYTRVLKIDISTLEPVIAYPFLPSNGKSISQALKDDLKIDQVFIGSCTNGRLADLKIASEILKGKKVHKDVRLIVTPGTQQIYKEAYQLGYIDILLESGALISNPTCGACLGGYMGILGDNERCVSTTNRNFVGRMGARSSEVYLANSAVAAMSAIKGQIADPRE; via the coding sequence ATGGGTCAAACAATTACAGAGAAGATTTTTTCAGAACATGTAGGCAAAGAAGTTTATGCAGGTGAAATAGTGGATTGTCCGATTGATATGGTGATTGGAAATGACATTACTACTCCTTTGTCAATTAAGGCATTTGAGCAAAGTGGGGCAGAAAGTCTTGCTAATCCTGATGGATTTTGTATAGTGATGGATCATTTTATTCCCGCTAAGGATATTGCAAGTGCTAATCAAGCTAAAATTAGTCGTGATTTTGCTAAAAAACATAATTTGAAACATTTCTTTGATGAAAAAGATATGGGGATAGAACACGCTCTTTTACCCGAAAAAGGTTTGGTTGTGAGTGGGGATGTGATTATTGGAGCTGATTCCCATACCTGCACTCACGGAGCTTTGGGTGCATTTAGCACAGGTATGGGAAGCACAGATTTAGCCTATGCGATGATTACGGGTAAAAATTGGTTTAAAATTCCAAGTGCTATTAAGGTAGAATTTATAGGTAAGCCTGCTAAGCATATTTATGGTAAGGATTTGATTTTAGAGGTAATACGACAAATTGGTGTGGATGGAGCATTGTATCAGACTTTGGAATTTTGTGGAGATGGCATACAATATTTAAGTATGGATGATCGATTTTCACTCTGTAATATGGCTATTGAAGCAGGTGCAAAAAACGGAATCATTGCTTCAGATGAAATTACGCGTGAATTTTTGGCTTCACGCAAGGAATTGCGTGCAAAACCAAAAGAATTTTATTCCGATAAAGACGCTAATTATACTAGAGTTTTAAAAATTGATATTAGCACATTAGAGCCAGTGATTGCTTATCCTTTTTTACCTAGCAATGGTAAGAGTATCTCTCAAGCACTCAAAGATGATTTAAAAATCGATCAAGTCTTTATTGGAAGTTGCACAAATGGTAGATTAGCGGATTTGAAGATTGCAAGTGAGATTTTAAAAGGCAAGAAAGTGCATAAAGATGTTCGCCTTATTGTTACTCCAGGCACTCAACAAATCTATAAAGAAGCATACCAACTTGGATATATTGACATTTTATTAGAATCAGGTGCGTTAATCTCTAATCCAACTTGTGGAGCTTGTTTGGGTGGCTATATGGGGATTTTAGGCGATAATGAGCGTTGTGTTTCAACCACTAATCGTAATTTTGTTGGGAGAATGGGAGCAAGAAGTTCAGAAGTGTATTTGGCAAATTCTGCAGTGGCAGCTATGAGTGCAATAAAAGGTCAAATTGCCGATCCAAGAGAATAA
- a CDS encoding ATP-binding protein: MLLETLFENYPKNFSKIHRKLTLNLKPHHLIYGSKNIGKTDFILQYYQQESFKNLKKLYINLSDCRINSYQDLNNLEAFCHKEKIEILILDSYIPQFPIPNLPYITLISQFPYEIPHFQIQEIPPITFKEYLQIHKQTPYDSFNYYLKYGNLFEAETLNEYKKGELLKSLANDKTNFWILKNFIQNLGLKVSLHQIYTKLKKEGKISKDRFYEYANTLKESKTLFWVEKFEHDLAPKKLYFYDFTLKNAVSYERNFSALFENMVFLELLYNFKEVVFFTDKLDFYLPNSTLGILCLPFIQSQILEQKLNKIIREREYCEKFLIITLNQKAQGENLGTPYMILPFSEFATFSL, from the coding sequence ATGCTTTTAGAAACTCTTTTTGAAAATTATCCAAAAAATTTCTCAAAAATCCACCGCAAACTCACTTTAAATCTCAAACCTCATCATTTAATTTATGGCAGTAAAAATATTGGAAAAACCGATTTTATCTTGCAATACTATCAGCAAGAATCTTTTAAAAATCTCAAAAAACTCTACATTAACCTTTCAGATTGCCGAATCAATTCATACCAAGATTTAAATAATCTTGAAGCCTTTTGCCATAAAGAAAAAATTGAAATTTTGATTCTTGATTCTTATATACCCCAATTTCCAATCCCAAATCTCCCCTATATTACGCTAATTAGCCAATTTCCTTATGAAATTCCCCATTTTCAAATTCAAGAAATACCACCTATAACCTTCAAAGAATACCTTCAAATCCACAAACAAACTCCCTATGATTCTTTTAATTACTACCTTAAATATGGCAATCTTTTTGAAGCAGAGACCCTAAATGAATACAAAAAGGGTGAATTATTAAAGTCTTTAGCCAATGATAAAACTAATTTTTGGATTCTAAAAAATTTCATTCAAAACCTTGGTTTAAAAGTCTCTCTCCATCAAATTTACACTAAACTTAAAAAAGAAGGTAAAATCTCTAAAGATCGATTCTATGAATATGCCAATACTTTAAAAGAAAGCAAAACACTCTTTTGGGTAGAAAAATTTGAACACGATCTTGCTCCTAAAAAGCTTTATTTCTATGATTTCACACTTAAAAACGCTGTTAGTTATGAACGAAATTTTTCTGCACTTTTTGAAAATATGGTTTTTTTAGAGCTACTCTACAATTTCAAAGAAGTGGTGTTTTTTACTGATAAGCTTGATTTTTATCTCCCTAATTCTACGCTTGGTATTCTTTGTTTGCCTTTCATTCAATCCCAAATCTTAGAACAAAAGCTTAATAAAATAATAAGAGAGAGAGAATATTGTGAGAAATTTCTTATTATTACGCTAAATCAAAAGGCACAAGGTGAAAATCTTGGCACCCCTTATATGATTTTGCCTTTTAGTGAATTTGCAACTTTTTCTTTATGA
- the rpsJ gene encoding 30S ribosomal protein S10 has product MEKIRLKLKAYDHRVLDRSVVSIVEAVKRTGAEIRGPIPLPTKKRRYTVLKSPHINKDSREQFEIRVHCRVIDIVSATPETVDSLTKLDMAPEVDVEVRSMDK; this is encoded by the coding sequence ATGGAAAAAATTAGACTTAAGTTGAAAGCGTATGATCATCGCGTTCTTGATAGATCGGTTGTTTCAATCGTAGAAGCCGTTAAGAGAACAGGTGCAGAGATTCGTGGTCCTATTCCACTTCCAACTAAAAAAAGACGATACACAGTCTTAAAATCTCCTCATATCAATAAAGATTCAAGAGAACAATTTGAAATTCGTGTTCATTGCAGAGTGATTGATATTGTTTCGGCAACTCCGGAGACGGTGGATAGTCTTACAAAATTAGATATGGCTCCTGAAGTGGATGTAGAAGTCCGTTCAATGGATAAATAA
- the rplC gene encoding 50S ribosomal protein L3 — protein MEFLVEKIGMSRTVAKPSIPVTLLKVKTAKVCEVLDGGKALVAYHQGKTLNKAIAGQQKKYNLDKEFNKFATIEVGNAEVGDLDLAILESAKRAKVSFNTKGRGFSGVMKRWNFQGGPGAHGSRFHRAPGSIGNREWPGRVQPGKKMAGHYGNEKVTVQNEIISFDKENNVLVLKGSVPGFNGAFGKLKVVK, from the coding sequence ATGGAATTTTTAGTAGAAAAAATTGGAATGAGTAGAACCGTTGCTAAACCAAGCATTCCTGTAACATTGTTAAAAGTTAAAACTGCAAAGGTTTGCGAAGTTTTAGATGGAGGTAAGGCACTTGTTGCTTATCATCAAGGAAAAACACTCAATAAAGCAATTGCAGGACAACAAAAGAAATATAATTTAGATAAAGAATTTAATAAATTTGCAACTATTGAAGTAGGCAATGCAGAAGTGGGTGATTTGGATTTAGCGATTTTAGAAAGCGCAAAAAGAGCAAAAGTATCTTTTAATACAAAAGGTCGAGGCTTTAGCGGTGTTATGAAGCGATGGAATTTCCAAGGTGGTCCAGGTGCTCATGGTAGCCGATTCCACAGAGCTCCAGGTTCAATTGGGAATCGTGAGTGGCCAGGTCGTGTTCAGCCAGGTAAAAAAATGGCAGGGCATTATGGGAATGAAAAAGTTACCGTTCAAAATGAAATTATTTCATTTGATAAAGAAAACAATGTGCTTGTTTTAAAGGGTTCTGTTCCTGGATTTAATGGTGCATTTGGTAAGTTAAAGGTTGTAAAATGA
- the rplD gene encoding 50S ribosomal protein L4 → MSKAIILDNGLKKSGELQLPESYKAINSHNLYLYIKSFLASMRANNAMAKTRGRVSGGGKKPWIQKGGGRARAGSITSPVFVGGGVSHGPSNNRNYNLKVNKKQKKLALQYALQEKADNGSLFVVDKIQIPSGKTKDANAMFKTLNQRNVLLVSEMFDEKTYLAFRNLKNCYLIDGAELNAYLAATFRSVVIEKALFEAITKEG, encoded by the coding sequence ATGAGTAAGGCAATTATTTTAGATAATGGATTGAAGAAAAGTGGTGAATTGCAGTTACCTGAAAGTTATAAGGCAATCAATTCTCACAATCTTTATCTTTATATCAAATCTTTTTTAGCTTCAATGCGTGCTAACAATGCGATGGCAAAAACACGCGGTAGAGTTAGCGGTGGTGGTAAAAAGCCTTGGATTCAAAAAGGTGGTGGTAGAGCAAGGGCAGGAAGTATTACTTCACCAGTATTTGTTGGTGGTGGTGTTTCTCATGGTCCTAGTAATAATAGAAACTACAATCTAAAAGTTAATAAAAAACAAAAAAAGCTTGCTTTACAATATGCATTGCAAGAAAAAGCAGATAATGGTAGTTTGTTTGTTGTGGATAAAATTCAAATTCCAAGTGGCAAAACAAAAGATGCTAATGCAATGTTTAAAACTTTGAATCAAAGAAATGTTTTGTTGGTTTCTGAAATGTTTGATGAGAAAACTTATTTAGCATTTAGAAATCTTAAAAATTGTTATTTGATTGATGGTGCTGAGCTTAATGCATATTTAGCGGCAACATTTAGATCTGTGGTGATTGAAAAAGCGCTTTTTGAAGCTATCACAAAAGAGGGTTAA
- a CDS encoding 50S ribosomal protein L23, with translation MASITDIKAIMYTEKSLQLQEQNVLVVQTSPKLSKTQLKEVFKEYFGVTPLAINSLRQEGKVKRFRGVIGKRSDFKKFFVKLPEGAKIESLAV, from the coding sequence ATGGCAAGTATTACAGATATTAAAGCAATTATGTATACAGAGAAATCTTTACAGCTTCAAGAGCAAAATGTCCTTGTGGTTCAGACTTCTCCAAAACTAAGTAAAACACAACTAAAAGAAGTGTTTAAAGAATATTTTGGTGTGACTCCACTTGCAATCAATTCTTTAAGACAAGAAGGAAAAGTAAAAAGATTCCGTGGTGTTATTGGTAAAAGAAGCGACTTCAAAAAGTTTTTTGTAAAACTTCCAGAAGGTGCAAAAATTGAATCATTGGCAGTTTAA
- the rplB gene encoding 50S ribosomal protein L2 has translation MAIKTYKPYTPSRRFMSNLSSENITAKASVRKLLVKLPVHAGRNNNGRITSRHKEGGAKKLYRIIDFKRNKFNIEGKVSTIEYDPYRNCRIALVTYKDGDKRYIIQPSGLKVGDTIISAEGGLDIRLGYAMKLKNIPIGTVVHNIEMYPGRGGQLARSAGASAQLMGREGKYSIVRMPSGEMRYILGECMATIGVVGNEDFANINIGKAGRSRHLGIRPQTRGSAMNPVDHPHGGGEGKTGSSGHPVSPWGMPAKGYKTRRKKASDKLIISRRKK, from the coding sequence ATGGCAATTAAAACTTACAAACCATACACTCCAAGTAGAAGATTTATGAGCAATTTAAGCTCAGAAAACATTACAGCAAAAGCTAGTGTAAGAAAACTATTGGTTAAACTTCCTGTTCATGCAGGACGAAACAATAATGGTAGAATCACTAGCCGACATAAAGAAGGTGGTGCTAAAAAGCTTTATCGTATCATTGATTTTAAACGCAATAAATTTAATATTGAAGGTAAAGTAAGCACTATTGAATATGATCCATACAGAAATTGTAGAATCGCACTTGTAACTTATAAAGATGGTGATAAGAGATATATCATTCAACCAAGTGGTTTAAAAGTAGGGGATACTATTATTTCTGCAGAAGGTGGTTTAGATATTCGTTTAGGCTATGCAATGAAGCTTAAAAACATTCCTATTGGAACAGTGGTGCATAATATTGAAATGTATCCAGGTCGTGGTGGGCAGCTTGCAAGAAGTGCAGGTGCTAGTGCGCAACTTATGGGAAGAGAAGGTAAATATTCTATCGTTAGAATGCCAAGTGGTGAAATGCGATATATTTTAGGTGAATGTATGGCAACTATTGGGGTAGTTGGGAATGAAGATTTTGCAAACATCAATATTGGTAAAGCAGGTCGAAGCAGACATCTAGGTATCCGCCCACAAACAAGAGGTAGTGCGATGAACCCAGTAGATCACCCACATGGTGGTGGTGAAGGTAAAACAGGCTCAAGCGGACATCCTGTGTCTCCATGGGGTATGCCAGCAAAAGGTTATAAAACAAGAAGAAAGAAAGCAAGCGATAAGCTTATTATTTCAAGAAGAAAAAAATAA
- the rpsS gene encoding 30S ribosomal protein S19, with product MARSIKKGPFVDEHLMKKVLKAKEAKDNKPIKTWSRRSTIIPEMIGFTFNVHNGRAFVPVYVTENHVGYKLGEFAPTRTFKGHKGSVQKKIGK from the coding sequence ATGGCTAGATCGATAAAAAAAGGTCCTTTTGTTGATGAGCATTTGATGAAAAAAGTGCTTAAGGCAAAAGAAGCAAAAGATAACAAACCTATTAAAACATGGTCTCGCAGAAGCACCATCATTCCAGAAATGATTGGATTTACTTTTAATGTTCATAATGGTAGAGCTTTCGTTCCTGTTTATGTAACAGAAAACCATGTTGGTTATAAGTTGGGTGAATTTGCACCTACAAGAACCTTTAAAGGACACAAAGGTAGTGTCCAAAAGAAAATCGGCAAATAA
- the rplV gene encoding 50S ribosomal protein L22, whose translation MSKALLRYIRLSPTKARLIAREVQGMNAELAIASLEFMPNKAAKIISKVIASAVANGGYEAENVVVSSCRVDAGPVLRRFTPRARGRATPVRKPTSHIFVEVAQKSKDK comes from the coding sequence ATGAGTAAAGCATTATTACGATATATCCGCCTTTCACCTACAAAAGCAAGATTGATTGCACGAGAGGTTCAAGGAATGAATGCTGAATTAGCAATTGCTTCTTTGGAATTTATGCCAAATAAAGCAGCAAAAATTATTTCTAAAGTAATTGCATCAGCGGTTGCAAATGGGGGTTATGAAGCAGAGAATGTTGTTGTTTCATCTTGTAGAGTTGATGCAGGTCCTGTGCTTAGACGATTTACACCTAGAGCAAGAGGTCGAGCAACTCCAGTAAGAAAACCTACTTCACATATTTTCGTAGAAGTAGCACAAAAAAGTAAGGATAAGTAA
- the rpsC gene encoding 30S ribosomal protein S3: MGQKVNPIGLRLGINRNWESRWFPSFATAPQNVAEDYKIRKFLKKELYYAGVSDILIERTARKVRVTVVAARPGIIIGKKGADVEKLKESLNKIVNKDIFLNIKEVKKPQSNAQLAAESVATQLERRVAFRRAMKKVMQGAMKSGAKGIKVKVSGRLAGAEMARTEWYMEGRIPLHTLRAKIDYGFAEALTTYGNIGVKVWIFKGEVLQKGIQAEKPQEEGEAKATRPTRKRRGQ, encoded by the coding sequence ATGGGTCAAAAAGTTAATCCTATTGGTCTAAGACTTGGTATAAATAGAAATTGGGAATCAAGATGGTTTCCTTCATTTGCAACAGCACCACAAAATGTTGCAGAGGATTATAAAATTAGAAAATTCCTCAAAAAAGAACTTTATTATGCAGGGGTAAGCGATATTTTAATTGAGAGAACTGCAAGAAAAGTGCGTGTAACCGTGGTAGCAGCAAGACCGGGAATTATCATTGGTAAAAAAGGTGCTGATGTTGAAAAATTAAAAGAATCACTTAATAAAATTGTTAATAAAGATATTTTCCTAAACATTAAAGAAGTGAAAAAACCACAAAGTAACGCTCAATTAGCTGCTGAAAGTGTTGCAACACAACTTGAAAGACGCGTAGCATTCCGCCGTGCGATGAAAAAAGTGATGCAAGGTGCGATGAAATCTGGAGCCAAAGGAATCAAAGTTAAAGTTTCTGGTCGTTTAGCAGGTGCTGAAATGGCAAGAACAGAATGGTATATGGAAGGAAGAATTCCACTTCATACGCTAAGAGCTAAAATTGATTATGGTTTTGCAGAAGCTTTAACAACTTATGGAAATATTGGTGTTAAGGTTTGGATTTTTAAAGGAGAAGTTCTTCAAAAAGGGATTCAAGCTGAAAAGCCACAAGAAGAGGGCGAAGCAAAAGCAACTCGTCCAACTAGAAAGAGAAGGGGGCAATAA
- the rplP gene encoding 50S ribosomal protein L16, translating to MLMPKKTKYRKQMKGRNRGKAFRGTSLAFGEFGIKAIEHGRIDSRQIEAARIAMTRATKRTGMVWIRVFPDKPLTAKPLETRMGKGKGAVDKWVMNIKPGRIIYEMGSVDETLARSALALAQSKLPFKTKIVTREGENEIY from the coding sequence ATGCTAATGCCAAAGAAAACAAAATACAGAAAGCAAATGAAAGGTCGCAATAGAGGAAAAGCATTCCGTGGCACTTCCTTAGCTTTTGGAGAATTTGGAATTAAGGCTATTGAACATGGTAGAATTGATTCAAGACAAATTGAAGCAGCGCGTATTGCAATGACTCGTGCGACAAAGAGAACAGGTATGGTATGGATTAGGGTGTTCCCTGATAAACCATTAACTGCAAAACCTCTTGAAACTCGTATGGGTAAAGGTAAGGGTGCTGTTGATAAATGGGTTATGAATATTAAGCCTGGTAGAATTATTTATGAAATGGGCAGTGTTGATGAAACTTTGGCAAGAAGCGCCTTAGCATTAGCACAAAGCAAACTCCCTTTTAAAACAAAAATTGTAACAAGAGAGGGCGAGAATGAAATATACTGA
- the rpmC gene encoding 50S ribosomal protein L29, giving the protein MKYTEINEKSIQELQELLKEKETSLFELNLKLRTMQQTNTSELKATRKDIARIKTAMNAKRRAE; this is encoded by the coding sequence ATGAAATATACTGAAATTAATGAGAAAAGTATTCAAGAATTGCAAGAGCTTCTAAAAGAAAAAGAAACTTCTTTGTTTGAACTTAATTTAAAACTTAGAACTATGCAACAAACAAATACAAGTGAGCTTAAAGCAACAAGAAAAGATATTGCAAGAATCAAAACTGCGATGAATGCAAAAAGGAGGGCTGAATAA
- the rpsQ gene encoding 30S ribosomal protein S17: MSSVQPHKRIISGKVVTKAGDKSATILVERRVIHPKYRKIVKRFKRYIVHDENNSVKVGDVIEAIECKPISKRKAFTLHKVVSVGVEL; encoded by the coding sequence ATGAGCAGTGTTCAACCACATAAGAGAATTATCTCTGGAAAAGTTGTAACAAAAGCTGGAGATAAAAGTGCAACGATTTTAGTTGAAAGACGTGTTATCCACCCAAAATATAGAAAAATTGTAAAGAGATTTAAACGCTATATCGTGCATGATGAAAACAATAGCGTGAAAGTAGGAGATGTAATTGAGGCGATTGAATGTAAGCCAATTTCTAAAAGAAAAGCTTTTACACTCCACAAAGTAGTATCTGTGGGAGTTGAATTATGA
- the rplN gene encoding 50S ribosomal protein L14, producing MIQSFTRLNVADNSGAKEIMCIKVLGGSKRRYATVGDVIVASVKKALPSGKVKKGQVVKAVVVRTKKEIHREDGALIRFDDNAAVILDSKREPIGTRIFGPVGREIRYANFMKIVSLAPEVL from the coding sequence ATGATTCAAAGTTTTACAAGATTGAATGTCGCTGATAATAGTGGTGCAAAAGAGATAATGTGCATTAAGGTATTAGGTGGCAGCAAAAGACGATATGCCACGGTTGGTGATGTGATTGTTGCTTCAGTTAAAAAAGCTCTTCCTAGTGGAAAAGTAAAAAAAGGACAAGTTGTCAAAGCAGTAGTGGTAAGAACTAAGAAAGAAATTCACCGCGAAGATGGTGCGCTAATTCGTTTTGATGACAATGCAGCTGTCATTTTAGATAGCAAAAGAGAGCCTATTGGAACGCGTATTTTTGGACCTGTTGGCAGAGAAATTCGTTATGCCAATTTTATGAAAATTGTTTCATTGGCGCCGGAGGTATTATAA
- the rplX gene encoding 50S ribosomal protein L24 — protein MAKFKIKKGDMVEIITGDDKGKKAKILRVIPKSSQVVVEGCKLAKKAVKPTDKNPKGGFIEKEMPIHISNVKKAED, from the coding sequence ATGGCTAAGTTTAAAATCAAAAAAGGCGATATGGTAGAAATTATCACAGGTGATGATAAAGGTAAAAAAGCTAAAATTTTACGCGTAATTCCTAAGTCTTCACAAGTGGTGGTAGAGGGTTGTAAATTGGCTAAAAAAGCGGTAAAACCAACAGACAAGAATCCAAAGGGTGGCTTTATTGAGAAAGAAATGCCTATTCATATTTCAAATGTTAAAAAAGCGGAGGATTAA
- the rplE gene encoding 50S ribosomal protein L5: MYQLKTAYKNEIKSKLAEELGIKNPMLLPKLEKIVISVGAGMHAKDTKIMQNIADTISLIAGQKAVITSAKKSVAGFKMREGMPMGAKVTLRGNQMYNFLEKLIVIALPRVKDFRGIPRNGFDGRGNYSFGVNEQLIFPEVVYDDIMVSHGMNITFVTSAKNDKDALKLLELFGLPFAKGRING, translated from the coding sequence ATGTATCAATTAAAAACCGCCTATAAAAATGAAATTAAGTCAAAATTAGCAGAAGAATTGGGAATTAAAAATCCTATGCTTTTGCCAAAGCTTGAAAAAATTGTTATTAGCGTGGGTGCTGGTATGCACGCAAAAGATACCAAAATCATGCAAAATATTGCAGATACAATCTCTTTAATTGCTGGACAAAAAGCAGTCATTACAAGTGCAAAAAAATCTGTTGCTGGATTTAAAATGCGTGAGGGAATGCCAATGGGAGCTAAGGTAACTTTAAGAGGGAATCAAATGTATAACTTCTTAGAGAAACTTATCGTAATTGCACTTCCTAGAGTAAAAGACTTCAGAGGGATTCCGCGTAATGGGTTTGATGGAAGAGGAAATTATAGCTTTGGTGTGAATGAGCAATTGATTTTCCCTGAAGTTGTATATGATGATATTATGGTAAGCCATGGTATGAATATCACTTTTGTTACTTCAGCAAAAAATGATAAAGATGCCTTGAAACTTCTAGAACTCTTTGGCTTACCTTTTGCAAAAGGAAGAATAAATGGCTAA